The Akkermansia sp. N21116 genome includes a region encoding these proteins:
- a CDS encoding alpha-L-fucosidase, with product MNRLLAPLTAATVCLLGLANTWGETPSSKPAVTPTPQQREWAEQELGVIIHFDMPTYVPGYNWRQFGTHPAPSVFNPTHLDTDQWLKAARDMGAKYAVLVAKHCSGFSLWPTKAHEYSVKNSPWKNGKGDIVADFVQSCRKMGIKPGIYASTAANGYCYVDNPGKVQPGAKITQQDYNKIVETQLTELWSNYGKLFEVWFDGGVLPISEGGANVSALLKKYQPDAIAFQGPEDHPNLIRWVGNEEGFAPDPCWGTANATTKADGTIKIEGMGGSATGSIWCPGEADLTLRRNSSFQGGWFWTKGQDNTLFSVDDMMHKYVCSVGRNTNMLVGIVIDDRGLVPDADVKRLKEFGDRLRQDFANPIVTTQGKGNNLEIVNPDNRSVRYIVLRERIANGECVLGYKVEWDTGKGWETVFEGQVIGNKRIIQTDGAIPKKVRLTVTDFRGTPDIREFSLY from the coding sequence ATGAATAGACTCCTTGCCCCCCTTACCGCCGCCACTGTCTGCCTTCTGGGGCTTGCCAATACTTGGGGAGAAACTCCCTCCTCAAAACCAGCCGTTACCCCGACTCCCCAGCAAAGAGAATGGGCTGAGCAGGAACTGGGAGTCATCATCCACTTTGACATGCCCACTTATGTGCCTGGTTATAATTGGCGCCAGTTCGGCACTCATCCGGCTCCATCCGTCTTCAACCCGACCCATCTGGATACCGACCAATGGTTGAAAGCAGCCAGGGACATGGGAGCCAAATACGCGGTGCTCGTCGCCAAACACTGCTCGGGCTTCAGCCTCTGGCCAACCAAAGCCCACGAATACAGCGTCAAAAATTCACCTTGGAAAAACGGCAAGGGAGACATCGTCGCCGACTTCGTTCAATCTTGTCGGAAAATGGGGATCAAACCCGGCATTTACGCCAGTACGGCTGCCAACGGGTACTGTTACGTAGACAACCCCGGCAAAGTTCAACCCGGAGCCAAAATCACCCAGCAGGATTACAACAAAATTGTAGAAACCCAGCTCACGGAACTGTGGAGCAACTATGGCAAGCTTTTTGAAGTCTGGTTCGATGGGGGAGTCCTCCCCATTTCGGAGGGCGGCGCCAATGTCTCTGCCCTCCTGAAAAAGTACCAGCCCGATGCCATCGCCTTCCAGGGACCGGAAGACCACCCGAACCTCATCCGCTGGGTCGGCAATGAAGAAGGTTTTGCTCCTGATCCCTGCTGGGGAACGGCCAACGCTACAACCAAAGCTGACGGTACGATCAAAATAGAAGGTATGGGAGGCTCCGCTACAGGCAGTATCTGGTGCCCGGGGGAAGCAGACCTGACGTTGCGCCGCAATTCATCCTTCCAGGGAGGGTGGTTTTGGACAAAGGGACAGGACAACACACTCTTCAGCGTCGATGACATGATGCACAAGTATGTCTGCAGTGTGGGGCGCAATACGAATATGCTCGTCGGCATCGTCATCGATGACCGCGGACTCGTTCCCGATGCCGATGTCAAACGCCTCAAGGAATTCGGCGACCGCCTCCGGCAGGACTTTGCCAACCCCATCGTTACCACGCAAGGCAAGGGCAACAATTTGGAGATCGTCAACCCGGACAACCGTTCCGTCCGCTATATCGTCCTGCGTGAACGCATTGCCAACGGCGAATGCGTCCTCGGCTACAAAGTGGAATGGGACACCGGCAAAGGCTGGGAAACCGTCTTCGAAGGACAAGTCATCGGCAACAAACGTATTATTCAAACCGATGGAGCCATTCCCAAAAAAGTTCGCCTTACCGTCACCGACTTCCGGGGAACGCCCGATATCCGTGAATTTTCCCTTTACTAA
- a CDS encoding efflux RND transporter permease subunit, translating to MAQFFIKRPIVAICLSIIIVMLGTFSLLRLPIAEYPDIIPPVIQVSATYPGADCETVVKSIASPLEQQMSGVDNMSYMSSVSTNNGQMSMTVVFDVGTNPNMDQVLSYLRYGQANSQLPGEVAELGVSLRKSSGLPTMVVSFYSPDKNYDSLWISNYANINLVNAIKRVKGVGDVQVFGSGRYAMRIWLNPEKLSALNISVTEAMQAVQAQNTVNPAGKVGAQPAPDDQQFTYTVKAPGRLNTVADFENIVVRGTGDSIVRLRDIARVELGAETYELSARVNGSPTAAIAIYEAPGGNALQLSDDIRKLLQDTPLPPGLDYLVSMDSTKAVQASITEIAQTLLIALGLVILVVFVFLQGWRGTIIPFFAIPVAIIGTFAFFPLFGFSINTICLMGMVLAIGLVVDDAIVVVEAVQNHIDSGESPKEATANAMKEVAGPIVSTALVISCVFLPTLLLPGVTGKLFGQFAITIGASIIISAFCALSLSPALAAMILRKESTSNHKLLGPLYRAFNTFFDKARNLYVAICGSLTRRIVLSLVLLAGMTALIFPITQRIPGGFLPNEDQGYLFAGIQLPQNSSLNVTEKASFQVEEIIRSIPGVQDVTTVNGFNLMTFVQSPNNAFFFISLKPWNERRSPGESADALCGRITEELTRRISSGITFVFPPPPIPGVGTSGAVSFLLEDRQGKGENFLTANTTAFINAARKHPAIASINNFMTPSIEQYKLDVNTEQASLQGVDVADVYNTIQAYMGSIFVNYFNIYGQQWQVYMQADGNYRNSIDKLNLFNVRAANGDAVPINSVVSTGKTWAPEFLMRQDMYNCSMLNVSPAPGYSSGDVMAALEQTFRDTMPAGMGYGYSGMSFQEQQASQGLTPGIIFIVSSILVFLILASLYESWTLPLAVFMTVPVALLGSVAALLAFGQELNVYSQIGLIVLIALAAKNAILIVEFAVLEIRQGKSLMEATLDAARIRLRPILMTSFAFILGCVPLAVASGSGAAARQVVGIGVIGGMLTAVFLGIFLIPSFFHMIAKWTGLGASSPNKEQS from the coding sequence ATGGCACAATTTTTCATCAAACGTCCGATCGTCGCGATCTGTCTCTCTATCATAATCGTCATGCTGGGTACATTTTCCCTGCTGCGGCTGCCGATTGCCGAATATCCGGACATCATTCCTCCCGTCATCCAGGTTTCCGCCACCTACCCCGGAGCAGATTGCGAAACAGTCGTCAAATCCATCGCTTCCCCGTTGGAGCAGCAAATGTCCGGTGTGGACAACATGTCCTATATGTCATCCGTCAGCACCAACAACGGACAAATGAGCATGACTGTCGTATTCGACGTCGGCACCAACCCGAACATGGACCAGGTGCTCTCCTACTTGCGTTACGGACAAGCCAACTCCCAACTTCCCGGAGAAGTAGCGGAACTGGGCGTTTCCCTGCGAAAATCAAGCGGATTGCCGACCATGGTCGTCAGTTTCTATTCCCCGGACAAAAACTATGACAGTCTCTGGATTTCCAACTACGCCAACATCAACCTAGTCAATGCCATCAAACGCGTCAAGGGAGTCGGCGACGTACAGGTCTTCGGCTCCGGCAGATACGCCATGCGTATCTGGCTGAATCCGGAAAAACTTTCCGCTCTCAACATCAGCGTCACGGAAGCCATGCAGGCTGTTCAGGCGCAAAACACAGTTAATCCCGCCGGCAAGGTCGGGGCCCAACCCGCCCCTGATGATCAGCAATTTACCTATACCGTCAAAGCGCCCGGCCGCCTCAACACGGTTGCCGATTTCGAAAACATCGTCGTCCGGGGCACAGGGGATTCTATTGTCCGCCTGAGAGATATCGCCCGCGTAGAACTCGGGGCGGAGACCTATGAACTCAGCGCCCGAGTCAACGGGTCGCCCACGGCTGCCATTGCCATTTATGAAGCCCCCGGAGGCAATGCCCTGCAGTTATCTGACGATATCAGAAAACTCCTGCAGGATACCCCTCTACCGCCCGGACTCGATTACCTCGTTTCCATGGATTCCACGAAAGCTGTCCAGGCCAGCATTACCGAAATCGCACAAACTCTGCTGATCGCTCTCGGCCTCGTCATCCTTGTCGTGTTCGTCTTCCTCCAAGGTTGGAGAGGCACCATCATTCCGTTTTTCGCAATCCCGGTAGCTATCATCGGAACCTTTGCATTCTTCCCGTTATTCGGTTTTTCCATCAATACCATTTGCCTGATGGGCATGGTCCTGGCTATCGGGCTAGTCGTGGATGACGCCATTGTTGTCGTAGAAGCCGTCCAGAACCACATCGACTCCGGAGAATCCCCCAAAGAGGCCACTGCCAACGCCATGAAGGAAGTTGCCGGTCCCATCGTCAGCACGGCGCTCGTCATTTCCTGCGTATTCCTGCCGACCCTTCTTCTTCCGGGAGTGACCGGTAAATTATTCGGGCAGTTCGCCATCACGATCGGAGCCTCCATCATCATCTCGGCCTTCTGCGCCCTATCCCTGAGCCCGGCTCTGGCAGCCATGATCCTGCGGAAGGAATCCACTTCCAATCATAAACTCCTGGGGCCCCTGTACCGTGCATTCAATACCTTTTTCGACAAGGCCCGTAATCTCTATGTCGCCATATGCGGCAGCCTGACAAGGCGGATCGTTCTCTCCCTCGTTCTGTTAGCCGGCATGACTGCCTTGATCTTCCCCATCACGCAACGCATTCCCGGAGGGTTTCTTCCCAATGAAGACCAGGGCTATCTGTTCGCCGGCATCCAACTTCCGCAGAACTCCTCCCTGAACGTCACGGAAAAGGCTTCCTTCCAGGTGGAAGAAATCATCAGATCCATTCCGGGCGTCCAGGACGTCACCACCGTCAACGGTTTCAACTTGATGACATTCGTCCAAAGCCCGAATAACGCTTTCTTCTTCATCTCCCTGAAACCCTGGAACGAACGCCGTTCGCCCGGCGAAAGTGCAGACGCCCTCTGCGGACGCATCACGGAGGAACTCACCCGCCGCATTTCCTCCGGCATCACCTTCGTCTTTCCTCCTCCTCCCATTCCCGGAGTCGGAACATCCGGAGCCGTCTCCTTCCTGTTGGAAGACAGACAGGGAAAAGGAGAAAATTTCCTCACAGCCAATACTACCGCCTTCATCAATGCCGCCCGGAAGCATCCCGCCATCGCCTCCATCAACAACTTCATGACGCCGTCCATCGAACAATACAAACTCGACGTCAATACGGAACAAGCATCCCTGCAAGGAGTGGACGTTGCCGACGTCTACAACACCATCCAGGCCTACATGGGCAGCATCTTCGTCAATTACTTCAACATCTACGGGCAACAGTGGCAAGTGTACATGCAGGCTGACGGGAACTACCGCAACAGCATCGACAAACTGAACCTCTTCAACGTACGAGCTGCCAACGGAGATGCTGTCCCTATCAACTCTGTCGTCAGCACCGGCAAGACCTGGGCTCCCGAATTCCTGATGCGCCAGGACATGTACAATTGCTCGATGCTCAATGTATCGCCAGCTCCCGGTTATTCCTCCGGGGATGTTATGGCCGCTCTGGAACAAACCTTCCGCGATACCATGCCGGCGGGCATGGGGTATGGATACTCCGGCATGAGTTTTCAGGAGCAACAAGCCTCCCAGGGGTTAACACCGGGTATTATCTTCATCGTGTCCTCCATTCTGGTATTCCTGATTCTGGCATCTTTGTATGAAAGCTGGACCCTGCCTCTAGCCGTCTTCATGACAGTTCCTGTCGCCCTTCTCGGCTCGGTTGCCGCCTTGCTGGCTTTCGGACAGGAATTGAACGTCTATTCGCAAATCGGTCTGATCGTCCTCATAGCCCTGGCCGCTAAAAACGCCATTCTCATTGTAGAATTCGCCGTTCTTGAAATTCGGCAAGGCAAGTCTCTGATGGAAGCCACCCTGGATGCGGCACGCATCCGTCTACGGCCCATCCTGATGACGAGTTTCGCCTTCATTCTGGGTTGCGTACCGCTGGCAGTCGCCTCCGGTTCGGGGGCTGCGGCCCGCCAAGTCGTCGGCATCGGCGTCATCGGGGGCATGCTGACAGCCGTCTTCCTCGGCATCTTCCTCATCCCTTCTTTCTTCCACATGATAGCCAAGTGGACGGGATTGGGAGCATCGTCTCCGAACAAAGAGCAATCCTGA
- a CDS encoding efflux RND transporter periplasmic adaptor subunit, translating to MASVHPFPRIGFKSFFPLACILGILCSCQPEKPKENIPYSVETARPTEMNVPILQEWVGHLTGTVNASILPQISGYLKSQDYQNGAMVKKGDILFHIDDQSFRDQVRQAEARLSEAKAQLQQQEYDKNIYAPLAAKDIVSKQKYEDTALAVEAAKASLLASQAALSLAQQNLAYTVITSPIDGVAGIATVQQGDLVSPEGKSMTEVSSINPIRLNFSVSQEQWLKQTGNQGTQKAGQPGITNGSELEVILSEGKTYPHQARVVAIDSAFNPTTGTIRIQANLPNEDSLLRPGMFVRVRARTGEEQHALTVPVQAIISMQGRFFIVTVDDRNKPHMIPIKVGGKIGNRQVVIPIVPNSVTTDSQVVVEGVQQAMIAAAEGTTTLMVKPYDPENKTL from the coding sequence ATGGCTTCCGTTCATCCTTTCCCCCGAATCGGATTCAAATCCTTTTTCCCCCTTGCCTGTATTTTGGGAATCCTGTGTTCCTGTCAACCGGAAAAACCTAAAGAAAACATACCCTATTCCGTCGAAACGGCACGGCCGACAGAAATGAATGTACCTATTCTCCAGGAATGGGTCGGACATTTGACCGGTACCGTCAATGCCAGTATTCTCCCCCAAATCAGCGGTTATCTGAAAAGCCAGGATTACCAGAACGGGGCCATGGTTAAAAAAGGAGATATCCTGTTCCACATAGACGACCAGTCGTTCCGCGACCAGGTACGCCAAGCCGAAGCCAGATTGTCCGAAGCCAAAGCCCAGCTGCAACAACAGGAATACGACAAAAACATCTATGCCCCTCTGGCAGCCAAGGACATCGTCTCCAAACAAAAATACGAAGATACGGCTCTGGCTGTCGAAGCTGCCAAAGCCTCCTTGCTGGCATCACAGGCTGCATTAAGCCTGGCCCAACAAAACCTGGCTTACACCGTTATCACGTCACCGATCGATGGCGTCGCCGGCATTGCGACCGTTCAGCAGGGAGACCTAGTCAGCCCCGAAGGAAAATCCATGACGGAAGTCTCATCAATCAATCCTATCCGATTGAACTTCTCCGTCTCCCAAGAACAATGGTTGAAGCAAACGGGCAACCAGGGAACTCAAAAAGCCGGGCAACCGGGCATTACCAACGGCAGTGAACTGGAGGTCATCCTTTCCGAAGGGAAAACTTATCCGCATCAAGCCCGTGTCGTTGCCATCGACAGCGCTTTTAATCCCACGACAGGCACCATACGTATCCAGGCGAACCTCCCCAATGAAGACTCTCTGCTCAGGCCAGGCATGTTCGTCCGCGTCCGCGCCCGGACCGGAGAAGAACAGCATGCCCTGACAGTCCCGGTACAAGCCATCATTTCCATGCAGGGACGCTTTTTCATCGTCACTGTGGATGACCGGAACAAGCCCCATATGATCCCGATCAAGGTCGGAGGAAAGATCGGAAACAGGCAAGTCGTCATACCCATTGTTCCCAATTCCGTAACGACCGACTCGCAGGTCGTCGTCGAAGGAGTCCAGCAAGCCATGATCGCAGCGGCGGAAGGAACAACCACGCTGATGGTCAAGCCCTATGATCCCGAAAACAAAACCCTGTAA
- a CDS encoding PQQ-binding-like beta-propeller repeat protein has protein sequence MKKPPFFALFVVALIVPSAWADYSGIVFADRNANGIHDPGEVPVAGVVVSDGLHAVKTDKNGRYVLPGHEGERFLFMTVPDGCKAYPFYRKIEDGKEQYDFALLPNKKGTPGKEHSFLHITDTEIFNTGEHEDWVNGLREYAEKTGASFVIHTGDICYEKGLKEHINLMNTGNFPCPVYYCIGNHDLVAGKYGEEVFENVYGPTFYSFDSGSTHYIVTPMLGGDRKPGYTKEDVYRWMKNDLALVPKGKPVIVFNHDILTTGDQFKYGIGKGEEIDLNAHNLKAWIYGHWHINHMRFQGEVFTMCTGTVDKGGIDHSTAAFRDIHVDVEGYPSSNLRYAYLDRAVHVASVQNGKSPLSKNGSLTVLVNAYHAGSPTKGVTCSLTVDGKKLPEVALSRRTDWNWSAEVPMPAGAAGKKVQLRTRVDFGHGLTVDAEENFICTPFAANPVRTGKPWNNLLGNPEHSGTVPGAPLPPYELAWVSNIGANVYMASPVVREDKVYVAAMDEDLKGRSGIYALDARTGELLWRYPTRNSVKNTIVLDGDTVLAQDSDGYLYAIHGKTGMLRWEKKLNVKDVPGLIEGLVADKGIVYAGSGRGLTACSVKDGKELWKNSGWDQREGTTTTMSLGNGVLISGSQWQALFGNDAATGKLLWKIDRDGLRNRGASAAIHGDKAYITSQDGLFVLETATGNVLNHVKLPVSVDVTSTPLVTDQEIIFGSARDGLIALDRETLTEKWRHAPGDALVYTAPYTRKVSATIETSPVLAGDATVLATASDGSLTALDRKSGNVLWKAMTGAPFLSSPAISGNAVFVADFSGNVYALTPVAGK, from the coding sequence ATGAAAAAGCCCCCTTTTTTTGCTCTTTTTGTTGTTGCTTTGATTGTGCCTTCCGCATGGGCCGATTATTCCGGTATTGTTTTTGCAGACAGGAATGCCAATGGCATTCATGATCCGGGAGAAGTTCCTGTAGCCGGCGTTGTTGTGTCGGATGGCCTTCACGCCGTCAAAACGGACAAGAACGGCCGGTATGTGCTGCCGGGGCATGAAGGGGAACGGTTCCTTTTCATGACTGTTCCGGACGGTTGCAAGGCGTATCCTTTTTACCGGAAAATCGAAGATGGGAAGGAACAGTATGATTTCGCCCTTCTCCCGAACAAAAAGGGAACGCCGGGCAAGGAACACAGTTTCCTGCACATTACGGATACGGAAATTTTCAATACCGGGGAGCATGAGGACTGGGTGAACGGTCTCCGGGAATATGCGGAGAAGACCGGGGCTTCCTTCGTGATCCATACGGGCGACATCTGTTATGAAAAAGGGCTGAAGGAGCATATTAATTTGATGAATACGGGCAATTTCCCCTGTCCCGTGTATTACTGTATCGGCAACCACGATCTGGTGGCGGGCAAGTATGGGGAAGAGGTGTTCGAGAACGTGTACGGTCCGACATTCTATTCCTTTGATTCCGGAAGTACGCATTACATTGTCACCCCGATGCTTGGGGGCGACCGCAAACCCGGTTATACCAAAGAGGATGTGTACCGCTGGATGAAGAATGATCTGGCTCTGGTTCCGAAGGGTAAGCCTGTAATCGTTTTTAACCACGATATTCTTACGACGGGCGATCAATTCAAATATGGCATCGGCAAGGGTGAGGAGATTGACCTGAATGCCCACAATCTAAAGGCTTGGATCTATGGGCACTGGCATATCAACCATATGCGATTCCAGGGAGAAGTTTTTACCATGTGTACGGGGACGGTGGACAAGGGAGGAATCGACCATTCGACAGCTGCTTTCCGCGATATTCACGTTGATGTCGAAGGCTATCCGTCATCGAATTTGCGATATGCCTATCTGGATAGAGCCGTGCATGTCGCATCCGTGCAGAATGGAAAATCACCGTTGTCGAAGAATGGTTCCCTGACGGTACTGGTCAATGCCTATCATGCCGGTTCTCCGACGAAAGGGGTGACTTGTTCTCTGACGGTGGACGGGAAGAAGCTGCCGGAGGTTGCTTTGTCGCGCCGGACGGATTGGAACTGGTCTGCCGAGGTGCCGATGCCTGCCGGGGCTGCCGGTAAAAAGGTTCAACTTCGAACCCGGGTTGATTTCGGGCATGGTCTTACAGTTGATGCGGAAGAGAATTTCATCTGTACTCCTTTTGCCGCCAATCCGGTCCGGACAGGGAAACCCTGGAATAATCTGCTGGGAAATCCGGAACACTCCGGTACTGTGCCGGGGGCTCCTCTGCCCCCCTATGAGCTGGCATGGGTTTCCAATATAGGAGCCAATGTTTACATGGCTTCTCCTGTTGTCCGGGAAGACAAGGTTTATGTGGCGGCAATGGATGAGGACTTGAAGGGAAGAAGCGGAATTTATGCTTTGGATGCCCGGACAGGGGAACTTTTGTGGCGTTACCCGACCCGCAATTCGGTCAAGAATACCATTGTTTTGGATGGCGATACCGTGCTTGCCCAGGATTCTGACGGTTATCTCTATGCCATTCATGGAAAAACCGGGATGCTCCGCTGGGAAAAGAAGCTGAACGTCAAGGATGTCCCAGGATTAATCGAGGGACTTGTTGCAGACAAGGGGATCGTGTATGCGGGCAGCGGGAGAGGACTGACAGCCTGTTCCGTCAAGGATGGAAAGGAGTTGTGGAAAAATTCCGGTTGGGATCAGCGCGAGGGGACGACGACGACTATGTCCCTTGGCAATGGGGTGTTGATTTCGGGTTCGCAGTGGCAGGCCTTGTTTGGCAACGATGCCGCGACGGGGAAATTGCTCTGGAAAATCGACCGTGACGGGTTGCGTAATCGTGGGGCTTCCGCCGCCATTCATGGAGATAAAGCCTATATAACCTCGCAGGACGGTTTGTTTGTATTGGAGACGGCGACGGGCAATGTGCTGAATCATGTGAAGCTGCCCGTTTCCGTCGATGTGACTTCGACTCCCTTGGTGACGGATCAGGAAATTATCTTCGGTTCGGCCAGAGACGGTTTGATTGCGCTGGATCGCGAAACTCTTACCGAAAAGTGGCGACATGCTCCCGGTGATGCCCTGGTGTATACGGCTCCTTACACGCGCAAGGTTTCAGCAACGATTGAGACGAGCCCTGTCCTGGCAGGAGATGCTACTGTTCTGGCGACGGCCTCCGACGGTTCCCTGACGGCGTTGGACCGCAAGAGCGGCAACGTTCTGTGGAAGGCGATGACGGGAGCCCCCTTCCTGAGTTCTCCCGCCATTTCCGGCAATGCCGTCTTTGTGGCCGACTTCTCGGGTAATGTGTATGCCTTGACTCCGGTCGCCGGGAAATAG
- the galB gene encoding beta-galactosidase GalB — MQPHSLSSILFIVSAGITIAAPLQTSKVSSMDEGWKFARFGTMPDGTMKLEPGAPSRTVWASTSQNDNTAAMALDGNPGTRWCATRSGAGQTLSVDMGQPTPVAKVSILWEKEGIHQFKLEGSSDGTNWKTLYDETKNKVSSDRTTCDIRRENARFYRITVTDHTPSMWASIRELNFFDAMDKELVPRPSAESRMSPPSEPGYNDEKWRTLDLPHDWGVEGPFRMELPNNTGKLPWVGIGWYRKTLDVPADAQGNRFYLDFDGAMTCPQIFVNGQLAGEWKYGYASFRVDITPFLRFGQTNTIAVRLDNPPNSSRWYPGAGIYRHVRLTEANPVHLDHWGVYVRTPEITKDQATVLVDTTVANNSGKAAIPTVIQKILDGDKVVSTAESTGKEIAPGQKEIVQNTLNVKSPILWDLDNPHLYTVETTVMLDGKPVDSAQTNLGIRTIEWTVDDGFHLNGKRIPINGVCQHHDLGPLGGAVHKRGYERQVEILKEMGTNAIRTTHNPPAPELLDACDRLGMLVMDELFDMWESAKNENDYHLYFNDWHERDLVNFVRRDRNHPSVILWSGGNEVHEQWNPAKHYISKRLTELFHREDPSRLVGIGCSGGEGIRNGFADTVDVFGGNYRAGQYPEFKQKKPDQPAFGSETSSCISSRGEYFFPVSWKQNGGFFNFQVSSYDLYAPGWAYKPDVEFRALDANKRIAGEFVWTGFDYLGEPTPYNHDATNALNFSDEKEKQKAMAMFEKLGKYAPSRSSYFGIVDLCGFKKDRFYLYQARWRPELKMAHILPHWNWPDRVGKVTPVHVYTSGDSAELFLNGKSQGVRTKGTADDNAYRLVWHDVKYEPGELKVVVTKDGKPWATDIVQTSGPATNFTVEADQTEIAGDGQDLSYLTITMKDAQGRFVPTAQTPLNFTVEGPAEIVGVCNGDATDFTPFQGNKINAYNGMAQVIIRGKRHASGNVTVTGTAQGMPATSTKLTIVPAQQN; from the coding sequence ATGCAGCCGCATTCTCTTTCATCAATCCTTTTCATTGTAAGCGCCGGTATAACCATAGCTGCGCCTTTGCAAACCTCCAAGGTTTCATCCATGGATGAAGGGTGGAAATTCGCTCGTTTCGGAACGATGCCGGACGGCACCATGAAGCTGGAACCCGGAGCTCCGTCGAGAACAGTCTGGGCCTCTACCAGCCAGAACGACAATACCGCGGCCATGGCACTGGACGGGAATCCCGGCACCCGCTGGTGCGCCACCCGTAGCGGTGCGGGACAAACGCTCTCCGTGGACATGGGACAACCGACTCCCGTCGCCAAAGTTTCCATCTTATGGGAAAAAGAGGGAATACACCAATTCAAGTTGGAAGGATCCTCCGACGGAACCAACTGGAAAACTCTTTACGACGAAACCAAAAACAAAGTTTCTTCCGACCGTACCACCTGCGATATCCGCAGGGAAAACGCCCGGTTCTACCGCATCACCGTCACTGATCATACTCCGTCCATGTGGGCCAGCATCCGGGAACTGAACTTCTTCGACGCCATGGACAAGGAACTGGTTCCCCGGCCATCCGCCGAGTCACGCATGTCTCCTCCCTCCGAACCGGGCTACAACGATGAAAAGTGGCGGACGCTGGATCTCCCGCACGACTGGGGTGTCGAAGGTCCGTTCCGCATGGAATTGCCCAATAATACAGGTAAACTCCCCTGGGTCGGCATCGGCTGGTACCGCAAGACTCTGGATGTTCCCGCCGATGCGCAGGGAAACCGTTTCTACCTGGACTTTGACGGAGCCATGACCTGTCCTCAGATTTTCGTCAACGGGCAATTGGCCGGAGAGTGGAAATATGGCTACGCCTCTTTCCGCGTGGATATCACTCCCTTCCTCCGCTTCGGTCAAACGAACACGATCGCCGTCCGTCTGGACAATCCCCCCAATTCCTCCCGCTGGTACCCGGGAGCCGGGATTTACCGCCATGTGCGCCTGACGGAAGCCAATCCCGTCCACCTAGATCACTGGGGAGTTTACGTCCGCACTCCTGAAATTACAAAGGACCAGGCTACCGTCCTGGTCGATACGACAGTCGCCAACAACAGTGGCAAGGCAGCCATTCCAACTGTTATTCAGAAGATTCTGGACGGAGACAAGGTCGTCTCCACTGCTGAATCAACGGGGAAGGAAATCGCACCGGGACAAAAGGAAATCGTCCAAAATACGCTGAACGTCAAATCACCGATTCTCTGGGATCTCGACAATCCCCACCTCTATACGGTCGAAACAACGGTCATGCTCGACGGCAAACCGGTCGATTCCGCCCAAACCAATCTCGGCATCCGTACGATCGAATGGACTGTGGACGACGGGTTCCATCTCAACGGGAAGAGAATCCCCATCAACGGAGTCTGCCAGCACCACGACCTCGGGCCTCTCGGCGGTGCAGTCCACAAGCGCGGCTACGAACGCCAGGTGGAAATCCTCAAGGAAATGGGCACCAACGCCATCCGCACCACGCACAATCCCCCTGCCCCCGAACTGCTCGACGCCTGCGACCGACTGGGCATGCTTGTCATGGACGAGTTGTTCGACATGTGGGAAAGTGCCAAGAACGAAAACGACTACCACCTCTACTTCAACGATTGGCACGAACGGGATCTCGTCAATTTTGTCCGCCGGGACCGCAATCACCCCAGTGTTATCCTCTGGAGCGGCGGCAATGAAGTCCACGAACAGTGGAATCCCGCCAAGCATTACATTTCCAAGCGACTTACCGAATTGTTCCACCGCGAAGATCCATCCCGCCTGGTCGGTATCGGATGCAGCGGAGGCGAGGGCATCAGAAACGGATTTGCCGACACCGTAGATGTCTTCGGCGGCAACTATCGTGCCGGGCAATATCCGGAATTCAAACAAAAGAAGCCCGACCAGCCCGCATTCGGCAGTGAGACTTCCTCCTGTATCAGTTCCCGCGGAGAATATTTCTTCCCTGTCAGTTGGAAGCAAAACGGAGGGTTCTTCAATTTCCAGGTCAGTTCCTACGACCTCTATGCACCGGGCTGGGCTTACAAGCCGGATGTCGAATTCCGCGCCCTGGACGCCAACAAGCGCATCGCCGGCGAATTTGTCTGGACCGGGTTCGACTACCTCGGCGAACCGACACCTTACAACCACGACGCCACCAACGCCCTGAACTTTTCCGATGAAAAGGAAAAGCAAAAGGCCATGGCCATGTTCGAGAAATTGGGTAAATACGCCCCGTCCCGCAGTTCCTATTTCGGCATTGTAGATCTCTGCGGTTTCAAAAAAGACCGCTTTTACCTCTACCAGGCACGCTGGCGCCCGGAACTCAAAATGGCTCACATCCTGCCCCACTGGAATTGGCCGGACCGCGTCGGAAAGGTGACTCCCGTCCATGTGTACACCAGCGGAGACTCGGCAGAACTCTTCCTCAACGGCAAAAGCCAGGGAGTCCGTACCAAAGGAACCGCTGACGACAATGCCTACCGTCTCGTCTGGCACGACGTCAAATATGAACCGGGAGAACTCAAAGTTGTCGTTACCAAAGACGGCAAGCCATGGGCCACGGACATCGTGCAAACTTCCGGTCCGGCAACAAACTTCACCGTAGAGGCCGACCAAACGGAAATCGCCGGTGACGGACAGGATCTTTCCTACCTCACCATCACGATGAAGGATGCCCAGGGCCGTTTTGTCCCGACAGCCCAGACTCCTCTGAATTTCACGGTGGAAGGCCCGGCGGAAATCGTCGGAGTCTGCAACGGAGACGCAACGGATTTCACTCCTTTCCAAGGAAATAAAATCAATGCATACAACGGCATGGCGCAAGTCATCATCCGTGGCAAGAGACACGCCTCCGGCAACGTCACCGTAACGGGAACAGCCCAGGGCATGCCCGCTACCTCCACCAAATTGACCATCGTCCCGGCACAGCAAAACTAA